In Edaphobacter dinghuensis, a genomic segment contains:
- a CDS encoding NUDIX domain-containing protein, protein MIRTISSREVYRNRWTRVREDVIERTNGQRGIYGVVDKDPAAIIIPLEVTAEGEFVYLIEQFRYTVGARHIEFPQGGWEMAEVDAEEMARGELREETGLTAAKMTYLATLQIAYGVMNQQQHVFLAEGLAMGEAEPDAEEHDLVVRRVSVSEFEQMLLDGVIVDNCSVAAWGLYKVWRERR, encoded by the coding sequence ATGATTCGGACGATCAGCAGCCGGGAGGTCTATCGCAATCGCTGGACGCGGGTGCGTGAGGATGTGATCGAGCGGACGAATGGGCAGCGGGGTATCTACGGAGTGGTGGACAAAGATCCGGCTGCGATTATCATTCCGCTGGAGGTGACGGCGGAGGGAGAGTTTGTTTATCTAATCGAGCAGTTTCGTTATACGGTGGGTGCGCGGCATATCGAGTTTCCGCAGGGCGGCTGGGAGATGGCCGAGGTCGACGCGGAGGAGATGGCGCGGGGAGAGTTGCGCGAAGAGACTGGACTGACGGCGGCGAAGATGACTTATCTTGCTACGTTACAGATTGCGTATGGCGTGATGAATCAGCAGCAGCATGTGTTTCTGGCAGAGGGACTGGCGATGGGTGAGGCCGAGCCGGATGCGGAAGAGCATGATCTGGTGGTGCGTCGGGTGAGCGTGAGTGAGTTTGAGCAGATGCTGCTGGATGGGGTGATTGTCGACAACTGCTCGGTGGCGGCGTGGGGACTTTATAAAGTCTGGCGTGAGCGGCGATAG
- a CDS encoding CDGSH iron-sulfur domain-containing protein, with protein sequence MSEEVVKITVRPNGPLRVEGHIVLTDADGKEWDLTGKPAVSLCRCGASEKRPFCDGSHNKVGFQCSASPALLT encoded by the coding sequence ATGTCAGAAGAAGTAGTGAAGATTACAGTTCGTCCCAATGGCCCATTGCGTGTCGAAGGCCATATTGTGTTGACCGATGCCGATGGCAAGGAGTGGGACCTGACGGGCAAGCCGGCAGTTTCGCTTTGCCGCTGCGGGGCAAGTGAAAAGCGGCCATTCTGCGATGGATCGCATAACAAGGTGGGATTTCAATGCTCGGCCAGTCCGGCGCTGCTTACCTAG
- a CDS encoding alpha-N-acetylglucosaminidase: MVKAQTTAPAEGVLQRLMPQLAPQFQLALVPRADHKDYFRITGTTGHIRVEAATTPTLLFGVNWYLKYVAHLQISTNGFQLGRAGLKLPAVAVPIERPALYPWRYALNENVDGYSAPYWSLKRWQREIDILAMSGTNAVLIERGTDLVMYQTFRDAGYSDEAIRQWITQPAHQNWQLMGNMCCFDEPISLELLKKRAESAKELIASLRRLGITPVLPGYYGIVPADFASLNPGAHVVTQGDWNGFTRPGWLDPRDPHFAKLAESFYRHQRELYGDTTIYDMEVFQEGGRAGDVPVTEGAKRVQEALELAHPNALWLMMAWQKTPSPELIAGVDVKHVLVADIEQGRIPRDNRDAQFGGASWLYGGLWEFGGRTTLGAPLYDYAVRFPLMAKRPGSHIAGTALFTEGLDTNPYAFDLYTEMAWHDEPVDLAVWTDDYAERRYGSKDAHAQRAWQILLKTAYGYRADGNRQHGERDASQDSLFNAQPSLTTKRASSPGPDVLRYEAADLQPALTELLEVAPALRSSETYRYDLVDVARQVMANEGRRLLPQIKAAYDSKDNAAFAQLTAEWLHDMRLQDDLLRTNGDFLLGRWLSYLSPWTTSPAEMERLNYDARSILTTWGNRSASEAGHLHEYGNKDWAGLTSDYYMPRWKLYFDSLTKSLATGEPAAPIDWYAFGDRWNHSRTHYTATSEGDSYAAALEIARQLHLAPGESK; encoded by the coding sequence GTGGTTAAAGCTCAGACGACGGCTCCTGCCGAGGGCGTGCTGCAGCGATTGATGCCACAGCTTGCGCCGCAGTTCCAGTTGGCTCTGGTTCCACGAGCGGACCATAAAGACTACTTTCGCATTACAGGGACGACCGGCCATATACGGGTGGAGGCGGCTACGACGCCTACGTTGCTGTTCGGGGTGAACTGGTATCTGAAGTATGTGGCGCACCTTCAGATTTCGACCAATGGGTTTCAGCTTGGTCGGGCCGGGTTGAAGCTGCCTGCTGTCGCTGTGCCGATTGAACGACCTGCGCTTTATCCGTGGCGATATGCGCTGAACGAGAACGTCGATGGATACTCTGCGCCTTATTGGAGCTTGAAGCGGTGGCAGCGCGAGATCGATATTCTGGCGATGAGCGGGACGAATGCAGTGTTGATCGAGCGCGGCACGGACCTCGTGATGTATCAGACGTTTCGGGATGCGGGCTATTCGGATGAGGCGATTCGTCAGTGGATCACGCAGCCTGCACACCAGAACTGGCAGTTGATGGGGAACATGTGCTGCTTTGATGAACCGATCTCGCTGGAGTTGCTGAAAAAGCGAGCGGAGTCGGCTAAGGAGCTGATCGCGAGCCTGCGGCGGCTGGGGATTACACCGGTGCTGCCGGGCTACTACGGAATCGTTCCCGCGGATTTTGCGTCGCTGAATCCGGGAGCGCATGTTGTGACGCAGGGCGACTGGAACGGATTTACTCGTCCGGGCTGGCTCGATCCGAGAGACCCGCACTTTGCGAAGCTGGCGGAGTCTTTCTATCGGCATCAGCGCGAACTTTATGGCGATACGACGATTTATGACATGGAGGTATTTCAGGAGGGTGGGAGAGCCGGCGATGTTCCTGTGACCGAAGGCGCGAAGCGAGTGCAAGAGGCGTTAGAGCTGGCGCATCCGAATGCGCTGTGGCTGATGATGGCGTGGCAGAAGACGCCTTCGCCGGAGCTGATTGCCGGTGTGGATGTGAAGCATGTGCTGGTCGCCGATATCGAGCAGGGTCGCATTCCGCGAGACAATCGCGATGCTCAGTTTGGCGGTGCTTCGTGGTTGTATGGCGGATTGTGGGAGTTTGGCGGCCGCACGACGCTGGGTGCTCCGCTGTATGACTATGCGGTGCGATTTCCGCTGATGGCGAAGCGTCCGGGTAGTCACATTGCGGGGACGGCGTTGTTTACCGAGGGGCTGGATACGAACCCGTATGCGTTCGATCTTTATACGGAGATGGCCTGGCATGATGAGCCGGTGGATCTTGCAGTGTGGACAGATGATTATGCTGAGCGCCGTTATGGCAGTAAGGATGCACATGCGCAGAGGGCCTGGCAGATATTGCTGAAGACGGCGTATGGCTATCGTGCAGATGGCAACAGGCAGCATGGCGAACGCGATGCTTCGCAGGACTCGTTGTTCAATGCGCAGCCTTCGTTGACGACGAAGCGGGCGTCATCGCCGGGGCCGGACGTGCTGCGCTATGAGGCTGCCGATCTGCAACCGGCGCTTACAGAGTTGCTTGAGGTCGCGCCTGCGCTGCGGTCGAGTGAGACGTATCGATATGACCTTGTAGATGTTGCGCGGCAGGTAATGGCGAATGAGGGCAGGAGGTTGCTGCCGCAGATCAAGGCTGCCTATGACTCGAAGGACAACGCGGCATTTGCTCAGCTTACCGCTGAGTGGCTTCACGACATGAGGTTGCAGGACGATCTGCTGCGGACGAATGGCGATTTTCTGCTGGGGCGGTGGCTCTCGTATCTTTCGCCATGGACTACGTCTCCGGCGGAGATGGAGAGGCTGAACTACGATGCCCGGTCGATCCTGACGACGTGGGGAAATCGCAGTGCAAGTGAGGCTGGACATCTGCATGAATATGGCAATAAGGACTGGGCCGGGTTGACGAGCGATTACTATATGCCGCGGTGGAAGTTATACTTCGACTCGCTGACGAAGTCGCTTGCGACGGGAGAGCCAGCGGCGCCGATTGACTGGTATGCCTTTGGCGACCGATGGAATCATAGCCGCACGCACTATACTGCTACATCGGAAGGCGATAGCTATGCTGCAGCGCTGGAGATTGCGCGACAGCTTCATCTGGCGCCAGGAGAATCGAAATGA
- a CDS encoding CocE/NonD family hydrolase — protein MRVRRGFATLLCGLVLVSTSAAWAAQKPADPVAVTLRAAALDQYVGLYHGSEEPDAVDSVYREGDKLYIENERKPRAELRAEGVDRFFAVGTLLHMQFVRDAGGKVTGVTMMYGANASWSLQRSSDVGVRLNHALAYSRTVVMMPMRDGVKLHAVILRPVGSETSGPPLPFLMERTPYGTDDNSSDTVNSSKPELAASGYIFVYCDIRGRYESEGQFVMNRPIVAHGTKNDVDETTDTRDTIDWLLKNVPNNNGRVGVMGVSYPGFLAMMAGIDAHPAVKAISPQAPMTDVWMGDDFFHNGAFRETYGFDYVQELEKQKTAKTVESKEDTYDFFLKHVNFAGAAKEAHMSKLPTAKAFLTQPAYTKFWRDMAVQTHLTKVEVPALEVGGWWDQEDMWGTQAEYAALERHDTKHEVFLVLGPWNHGGWEWTTRHLGALDFGASTGDQYRKTVEAPFFEKYLKDRGGFDLKDTDSFRTGVNKWERYDVWPPKVGFTAEKLYLTEGGGLSFSAPVDGGVAASYVSDPANPIPYRHRPIQATYGNGSKWRTWLVEDQRFVSGRKDLANFSTPVLDHDVTVTGDVAADLFAATTGSDADWVVKLIDVYPDDAAGEMAGYQLMIADEIFRGRYVSSFEKPQALVPGKVTEFKWSLHGVDHTFLKGHRIMVEVQSSWFPLYDRNPQTYVPNIMTAPKKAYKAETETIYGSEKYPSHLEISVAQ, from the coding sequence ATGCGCGTTCGCCGAGGGTTTGCCACGCTGCTTTGCGGGTTGGTGCTGGTATCGACATCTGCGGCATGGGCAGCGCAGAAGCCAGCCGATCCGGTTGCAGTGACGTTGCGTGCGGCTGCGCTCGATCAGTATGTGGGGCTTTATCACGGCTCGGAAGAGCCGGATGCGGTGGATTCGGTGTATCGCGAGGGCGACAAGTTATATATCGAGAATGAGCGGAAGCCGCGGGCAGAGCTGCGTGCCGAGGGGGTGGACCGCTTTTTTGCGGTGGGGACTTTGCTGCACATGCAGTTTGTGCGCGATGCCGGGGGAAAGGTCACTGGCGTAACGATGATGTATGGCGCGAACGCTTCGTGGAGCCTGCAGCGCTCGAGCGACGTTGGAGTTCGGCTGAATCATGCGCTGGCTTATTCGCGCACGGTGGTGATGATGCCGATGCGCGATGGGGTGAAGCTTCATGCGGTGATTCTGCGGCCGGTAGGGTCGGAGACGAGTGGGCCGCCGCTACCGTTTTTGATGGAGCGAACGCCTTACGGCACGGACGACAACAGTTCGGACACTGTAAACAGCAGCAAGCCGGAGCTGGCGGCGAGCGGATATATCTTCGTGTACTGCGATATTCGCGGACGGTATGAGTCGGAGGGGCAGTTTGTGATGAATCGGCCTATCGTTGCGCACGGGACAAAGAACGATGTGGACGAGACGACGGATACGCGGGACACGATTGACTGGCTGTTGAAGAATGTTCCGAACAATAATGGGCGCGTGGGTGTGATGGGCGTCTCGTATCCGGGGTTTCTGGCGATGATGGCGGGGATCGATGCGCATCCGGCGGTGAAGGCGATCTCGCCGCAGGCCCCGATGACGGACGTCTGGATGGGCGATGACTTCTTTCATAACGGAGCGTTTCGCGAGACCTATGGCTTCGACTATGTGCAGGAGTTGGAGAAGCAGAAGACAGCCAAGACGGTCGAGAGCAAAGAGGACACCTACGATTTCTTTTTGAAGCATGTGAACTTTGCCGGGGCGGCAAAGGAAGCGCACATGAGCAAGCTGCCTACGGCAAAGGCGTTTTTGACGCAGCCTGCGTACACGAAGTTCTGGCGGGACATGGCGGTGCAGACGCATCTGACGAAGGTTGAGGTGCCTGCGCTGGAGGTTGGCGGCTGGTGGGACCAGGAAGATATGTGGGGGACGCAGGCGGAGTATGCGGCGTTGGAGCGGCATGATACGAAGCATGAGGTGTTTCTGGTGCTGGGGCCGTGGAACCATGGCGGGTGGGAGTGGACGACACGGCACCTGGGGGCGTTGGACTTTGGCGCGTCTACGGGAGATCAGTATCGCAAGACGGTGGAGGCTCCTTTCTTCGAGAAGTATTTGAAGGACAGGGGTGGCTTTGATTTGAAGGATACTGATAGTTTTCGGACGGGCGTGAACAAGTGGGAGCGCTATGATGTGTGGCCGCCGAAGGTTGGGTTCACGGCAGAGAAGCTTTATCTGACTGAGGGCGGTGGGCTCAGCTTTAGTGCGCCGGTAGATGGCGGGGTGGCGGCGAGTTATGTGTCCGATCCGGCGAACCCGATTCCTTACCGGCATCGGCCTATTCAGGCGACGTATGGAAATGGGTCGAAGTGGCGGACGTGGCTGGTGGAAGATCAGCGTTTTGTGAGCGGAAGGAAGGACCTGGCGAATTTTTCTACGCCGGTGCTTGATCACGATGTGACAGTTACGGGAGATGTGGCTGCGGATTTGTTTGCGGCTACGACAGGGAGTGATGCGGACTGGGTGGTGAAGCTGATCGATGTCTATCCTGACGATGCTGCGGGCGAGATGGCGGGTTATCAGTTGATGATTGCAGACGAGATCTTTCGCGGAAGATATGTCTCAAGCTTTGAGAAACCGCAGGCCTTGGTTCCGGGAAAGGTGACGGAGTTTAAATGGAGTCTGCATGGAGTGGACCATACTTTTCTTAAGGGCCACAGGATCATGGTGGAGGTGCAGTCGAGCTGGTTTCCGCTATACGACCGCAATCCGCAGACATATGTGCCGAATATCATGACCGCACCGAAGAAAGCTTACAAGGCTGAAACAGAGACGATTTATGGTTCGGAGAAGTATCCGTCGCATCTGGAGATTTCGGTGGCGCAGTAA
- a CDS encoding acyltransferase family protein, translating to MTSETKTALVGSEEVTTTRIKPGRLMSIDLLRGLTIGFMILVNNNGSRAAYAELQHSAWNGFTATDLVFPTFLFLVGVSTVFSTASRLARGDSKQSLFLHTLRRAVILFLLGLLVNSFPHFHWVTLRFYGVLPRIAICYFVVATLYLINPKWKNKLVLAIALLIGYWALMRFVPVPGYGTPGRDVPLLDPDRNIVAWLDRHIFAASHLYERTRDPEGLLSTLPALATTLIGLLTGMWLRTQRALAEKVRGIAIAGASCVVLGWLWNFSFPINKKLWTSSFVLFAVGWSLLLLALSIWMFDGEAEGKTKAVKRSRWFTPLLVFGTNAITAYVFSELLAGGIGSIHVRPGLNLQHWLANGILSAVPDPAFASLLYSLGFVLVCWLPTYWLFRRKIFIKI from the coding sequence ATGACGAGTGAGACGAAGACTGCACTGGTTGGTAGCGAAGAGGTGACAACGACGCGTATAAAGCCGGGACGATTGATGTCGATCGACCTGCTGCGCGGGCTGACCATCGGGTTCATGATTCTGGTGAACAACAATGGAAGCCGTGCGGCCTATGCAGAGCTACAGCACTCTGCCTGGAACGGATTTACGGCCACCGACCTGGTGTTTCCTACTTTTCTATTTTTGGTTGGCGTCTCGACTGTTTTCTCGACTGCCTCGCGACTGGCGCGGGGAGACAGCAAGCAATCGCTGTTTCTGCATACGCTGCGGCGTGCGGTGATCCTGTTTCTGCTGGGGCTGCTGGTCAATAGCTTTCCGCACTTCCACTGGGTCACGCTGCGGTTCTATGGCGTGCTGCCGCGAATTGCGATCTGCTACTTCGTTGTGGCCACGCTCTATCTAATCAATCCGAAGTGGAAGAACAAGCTGGTGCTTGCGATTGCGCTGTTGATCGGCTACTGGGCGCTGATGCGGTTCGTCCCGGTGCCAGGCTATGGGACTCCTGGGCGCGATGTTCCTTTGCTTGATCCTGACCGCAACATTGTGGCATGGCTGGACCGGCATATCTTTGCGGCTTCGCACCTTTATGAGCGGACGCGTGATCCTGAAGGGTTGTTGAGCACGTTGCCCGCGCTGGCGACGACGTTGATCGGATTGCTTACAGGGATGTGGCTGCGGACGCAGCGGGCGTTGGCGGAGAAGGTGCGCGGAATTGCCATTGCGGGTGCGAGCTGCGTGGTGCTGGGATGGCTGTGGAACTTCTCTTTCCCCATCAACAAAAAGCTGTGGACGAGCTCATTCGTGTTGTTCGCTGTAGGGTGGAGCTTGTTGTTACTGGCGCTCTCGATCTGGATGTTCGATGGAGAGGCAGAAGGAAAGACGAAGGCGGTGAAGCGGTCTCGGTGGTTTACTCCGCTGCTTGTCTTCGGCACAAATGCAATTACAGCGTATGTATTCTCAGAGCTGCTGGCGGGTGGTATTGGGAGCATTCATGTGCGGCCTGGGTTGAACCTTCAGCACTGGCTAGCCAATGGAATTTTGAGTGCGGTGCCTGATCCGGCGTTTGCTTCGCTGCTTTATTCGCTTGGCTTCGTTCTCGTCTGCTGGCTGCCTACCTATTGGCTGTTCCGGCGAAAAATATTTATCAAGATCTGA